The proteins below come from a single Papaver somniferum cultivar HN1 chromosome 11, ASM357369v1, whole genome shotgun sequence genomic window:
- the LOC113324424 gene encoding transcription initiation factor TFIID subunit 11-like, with protein sequence MAGSSNSNQTNAQLNAGEGLPIVPPESPEYAQAESLLSSLGLEELQKLRIDVQDEIDHQIREQIPPRYESATESDSEASEGFQYNVEEIDTNDLDSDAAEDKHKMEAYHEGKLKRRFEYELDNPKIFRRTMNEGESSSVNVRMLIAKSDEDDTDEEGSGGSSEDTSSSSETSPAPSDSDDSEFYEEEGWGTDEEDLW encoded by the exons ATGGCGGGCTCCAGTAACTCCAATCAAACCAATGCTCAACTGAATGCCGGTGAAGGGCTTCCCATTGTACCACCAGAATCGCCTGAATATGCACAAGCCGAATCACTCCTTTCTTCTTTGGGTTTAGAGGAATTGCAGAAGTTAAGAATTGATGTCCAGGATGAGATCGATCATCAAATTCGAGAGCAAATAC CACCAAGGTATGAGAGTGCAACAGAGAGTGATTCTGAGGCCTCTGAAGGGTTTCAGTATAATGTGGAAGAAATAGACACCAATGACCTTGATTCTGATGCTGCAGAAGACAAGCACAAAATGGAGGCTTATCATGAAGGGAAGTTGAAGAGAAGGTTTGAATATGAGCTTGACAATCCCAAGATCTTTAGACGCACCATGAATGAAGGCGAGTCAAGCAGTGTGAATGTGAGGATGTTAATTGCCAAGTCCGATGAAGATGATACTGATGAAGAGGGTAGTGGGGGTAGCAGTGAGGATACATCATCTTCCAGTGAGACTTCGCCTGCACCATCTGACAGTGATGATAGCGAGTTTTATGAGGAAGAAGGTTGGGGTACTGATGAAGAGGATTTATGGTAA